A stretch of the Lolium perenne isolate Kyuss_39 chromosome 3, Kyuss_2.0, whole genome shotgun sequence genome encodes the following:
- the LOC127342300 gene encoding uncharacterized protein has protein sequence MFHPQSKINEEANGTRDAMRTVTAATRSLLAKPRREYTVTRLRLTLYLINSLWYDIGQLVWDAIECGSLKDLELAIIDDTYRPKYSPADKLRRSQDMGRFFRACPRVLHCITRLTLCSLSFDELDMHHILFDCCKQLKHLSLIFCDAGAGPWKIDAPNSKLRVLDLNTCYFDRIDLISLPKLETLCWDFCVSRHAPLSFGFVPSLEELDLAHFLYPDQDLLKLSELLHGAEGIHTLTLDFLRMTLWLQPEIKQLASAFSKLRKLSIVGVFVEFDLMWTTAFLEAAPNVEILNIQVTEPCEMEHLHVPLSAHNRTNPQWDLGLEFRSSKNLALRELHIACFRPLEQQLTFIRMILERAPNLQSVVLTEDREKCEKCDAMALSGPPSALARPAFPKNKEEQDMVVSRVTDGTFFSGQIFFMIEKLY, from the exons ATGTTTCATCCACAATCAAAGATTAACGAGGAAGCTAATGGCACCCGCGACGCGATGCGCACCGTAACCGCAGCAACCAGGAGTTTACTTGCTAAACCTCGGAGAGAATACACTGTCACAAGGCTGCGGCTTACGCTCTACCTGATCAACAGTCTCTGGTACGATATCGGTCAGCTAGTATGGGACGCAATTGAGTGTGGTTCGTTGAAAGATTTGGAACTTGCCATTATTGATGACACATATCGTCCCAAGTATTCTCCCGCGGATAAGCTAAGACGTTCCCAAGATATGGGGCGGTTTTTCCGTGCCTGCCCTAGGGTCCTCCATTGCATCACAAGACTCACTTTGTGCAGCCTGAGTTTCGACGAATTGGACATGCATCATATACTGTTTGACTGCTGCAAGCAGCTGAAGCATCTATCACTCATCTTTTGCGATGCTGGCGCCGGTCCGTGGAAGATAGATGCACCAAACTCCAAACTCCGTGTTCTGGACCTCAACACGTGTTACTTTGACAGAATTGATCTGATATCCCTTCCAAAACTGGAGACGCTCTGTTGGGATTTCTGTGTATCACGACATGCCCCCCTGTCTTTTGGTTTTGTCCCATCCCTTGAGGAATTGGACCTCGCACACTTCTTGTACCCTGATCAGGATTTACTTAAATTGAGTGAGCTTCTACACGGAGCCGAGGGCATACATACTCTCACATTGGATTTCCTTAGGATGACC CTTTGGCTGCAGCCTGAAATCAAACAACTCGCGTCTGCATTCAGCAAGCTAAGGAAGTTGTCCATAGTAGGTGTCTTTGTTGAATTTGACCTCATGTGGACAACAGCCTTTCTTGAGGCCGCTCCAAATGTTGAAATATTGAATATTCAG GTAACAGAACCATGTGAGATGGAACACCTGCACGTCCCCTTGAGCGCCCATAACAGAACCAACCCTCAATGGGACCTAGGCCTTGAGTTCCGCAGCTCCAAGAACTTGGCATTGAGAGAGCTACATATCGCCTGCTTTAGGCCGCTAGAGCAGCAACTAACATTTATCAGAATGATCCTGGAGCGAGCTCCCAATCTGCAGTCGGTAGTTTTGACAGAAGATCGCGAGAAATGCGAGAAATGTGATGCAATGGCCCTCAGTGGGCCTCCTAGTGCGTTGGCTCGGCCTGCATTTCCAAAGAACAAGGAGGAGCAAGACATGGTGGTCAGCCGAGTCACAGATGGCACATTCTTCTCAGGCCAGATATTTTTTATGATTGAAAAGCTGTACTAG